Proteins from a single region of Streptomyces sp. Tu 3180:
- a CDS encoding MogA/MoaB family molybdenum cofactor biosynthesis protein has product MTLDTSAGGAPPAPYRALVVTASNRAAAGVYEDKGGPLVAEGLERLGFAVDGPQVVPDGDPVEAALRAGAEAGYDVVVTTGGTGVSPTDRTPEATRRVIDHEVPGIAEAIRAHGREKVPTAALSRGLAGVAGRTLIVNLPGSSGGVKDGLAVLEPLLKHAVDQLRGGDHPRPDASGGGAS; this is encoded by the coding sequence ATGACACTCGACACGTCAGCCGGCGGCGCGCCGCCCGCGCCGTACCGCGCGCTCGTGGTCACCGCCTCCAACCGGGCCGCCGCCGGTGTCTACGAGGACAAGGGCGGCCCACTGGTCGCCGAGGGCCTCGAGCGCCTCGGCTTCGCCGTGGACGGCCCGCAGGTCGTCCCCGACGGCGATCCCGTGGAGGCCGCCCTGCGCGCGGGCGCCGAGGCCGGGTACGACGTCGTCGTGACCACCGGCGGCACCGGCGTCTCGCCCACCGACCGCACCCCCGAGGCCACCCGGCGGGTGATCGACCACGAGGTGCCCGGCATCGCGGAGGCCATCCGGGCCCACGGCCGCGAGAAGGTGCCGACGGCCGCCCTCTCCCGGGGTCTCGCCGGGGTCGCGGGCCGGACGCTGATCGTCAACCTGCCCGGGTCCAGCGGCGGGGTGAAGGACGGCCTGGCCGTCCTGGAGCCGCTGCTGAAGCACGCCGTCGACCAGCT
- the moaC gene encoding cyclic pyranopterin monophosphate synthase MoaC encodes MTVPSRGKTPGSPEQGRTQDTRDQQDHLTHLDEAGAARMVDVSGKDVTARTARATGRVLVSPRVVELLRGGGVPKGDALATARIAGIMGAKRTPDLIPLCHPLALSGVKLDLSVADDAVEIAATVRTTDRTGVEMEALTAVSVAALTVIDMVKAVDKEAVITDVRVEEKTGGKSGDWSRA; translated from the coding sequence ATGACCGTACCGTCCCGGGGGAAGACCCCCGGATCCCCTGAGCAGGGCCGCACGCAGGACACGCGGGACCAGCAGGACCACCTCACCCACCTCGACGAGGCGGGCGCCGCCCGCATGGTCGACGTGTCCGGCAAGGACGTGACCGCGCGCACCGCCCGTGCCACCGGCCGGGTCCTCGTCTCACCCCGCGTGGTCGAGCTGCTGCGCGGCGGGGGCGTCCCCAAGGGCGACGCCCTCGCCACCGCGCGGATCGCGGGCATCATGGGCGCCAAACGGACCCCCGACCTCATCCCCCTGTGCCACCCCTTGGCGCTGTCCGGTGTGAAACTGGACCTGTCGGTCGCGGACGACGCCGTGGAGATCGCGGCGACCGTGCGGACGACGGACCGCACGGGCGTCGAGATGGAGGCGCTCACCGCGGTGTCCGTCGCCGCGCTCACCGTGATCGACATGGTCAAGGCGGTCGACAAGGAGGCGGTCATCACGGACGTGCGGGTGGAGGAGAAGACGGGCGGCAAGTCGGGCGACTGGAGCCGGGCATGA